From Myxococcales bacterium, the proteins below share one genomic window:
- a CDS encoding YkgJ family cysteine cluster protein: MTVGLPPLEGEPAADGSDCVACGRCCHHGPSTVTLLEADEARMGPERLERLTVLHPRPPYFRFIVNDGEACGALDRTVPGHYPCTIYDARPAGCREVEPGSPACLEARALGQLGTSVGFKRP; this comes from the coding sequence ATGACCGTGGGCCTGCCGCCGCTCGAGGGTGAGCCCGCCGCCGACGGCTCCGACTGCGTGGCGTGCGGGCGGTGTTGCCATCACGGTCCGAGCACGGTGACCCTGCTCGAGGCCGACGAGGCTCGGATGGGCCCCGAGCGGCTCGAGCGGCTGACGGTCCTCCACCCGAGGCCCCCGTACTTCCGTTTCATCGTGAACGACGGGGAGGCGTGTGGGGCGCTCGACCGCACCGTCCCGGGGCACTACCCCTGCACGATCTACGACGCTAGGCCTGCCGGGTGCCGCGAGGTCGAGCCAGGGAGCCCCGCGTGCCTCGAGGCCCGCGCCCTCGGGCAGCTCGGAACGAGCGTCGGCTTCAAACGCCCGTGA
- a CDS encoding HEAT repeat domain-containing protein, producing the protein MEDRIISLLVNEDAPLEKRLAAALVLGEVGTDNVRVILALAAVLDSDSPKLQQRALAALAALGAKRALPKIVPLLVSPHEEVRVAARQAVASVGGEVVGTLRGRLAAATHEERRAIEAVLSEVGGTETLTTIVRGLASATGEAATQAAQSVKRRVKDADPRAKVGYLREIEDFLATEAKARAPSSVVAAGITLLGTLEDPRTVPTLLSYVTSKTADVRVKKEAILAFRHALRDDRASPKVVDALASAAESEDRSLAQTALQTLGSVALAPESIRKLGRLLASPDPERVAYVIELLGRAPGGEAAKLLVEVLTRFDRRYAEAAARALFQNEAAAPALAKALLETSDHERAFTLRDALRPLASKIPQNVRKDLLTHVTGRLLAGERGWEAALEIVRDTDPDAVAEALRQVAQKLVRARRVDAAQIVLDLLTTGDRATPDDEYLAASLALQMSPLDAGPGARASDPALVALQKLAARGYDVPRALRRDRTLDLEHLYYVGVHLFETGHPGGRELLDEVRTRGGRAKVARLARGKLGLS; encoded by the coding sequence ATGGAAGACCGGATCATCTCCCTGCTCGTGAACGAGGACGCGCCGCTCGAGAAGCGCCTCGCGGCGGCCCTCGTCCTCGGCGAGGTCGGCACCGACAACGTGCGTGTCATCCTGGCCCTCGCGGCGGTGCTCGACTCCGACAGCCCGAAGCTCCAGCAGCGTGCCCTCGCCGCGCTCGCCGCGCTCGGAGCCAAACGTGCGCTCCCCAAGATCGTGCCGCTCCTCGTGTCGCCTCACGAAGAGGTGCGCGTGGCCGCGCGGCAGGCCGTCGCGAGCGTCGGCGGAGAGGTGGTCGGTACGCTCCGCGGTCGCCTCGCCGCCGCGACCCACGAGGAGCGCCGCGCGATCGAGGCCGTGCTCTCGGAGGTCGGGGGCACCGAGACCCTCACGACGATCGTGCGCGGCCTCGCGTCGGCCACGGGCGAAGCGGCCACCCAGGCGGCCCAGTCCGTGAAGCGCCGCGTGAAGGACGCCGACCCCCGCGCCAAAGTGGGATATCTTCGCGAAATCGAAGACTTTTTGGCGACCGAAGCCAAGGCTCGGGCGCCGTCGTCCGTGGTGGCGGCGGGCATCACGCTGCTCGGTACGCTGGAAGACCCTCGGACGGTGCCGACGCTCCTCTCGTACGTCACGTCCAAGACCGCGGACGTGCGTGTGAAGAAGGAGGCCATCTTGGCCTTCCGTCACGCCCTACGGGACGACCGCGCCTCGCCGAAGGTGGTCGACGCGCTGGCGAGCGCCGCCGAGAGCGAAGACCGCTCGCTGGCCCAGACCGCGCTCCAGACGTTGGGGAGCGTCGCCCTCGCGCCCGAGTCGATCCGCAAGCTCGGGAGGCTGCTCGCGAGCCCGGACCCGGAGCGCGTGGCGTACGTCATCGAGCTCCTCGGGCGCGCCCCGGGGGGAGAGGCCGCGAAGCTCCTCGTCGAGGTCCTGACCCGATTCGACCGGCGCTACGCCGAGGCCGCAGCGCGCGCCTTGTTCCAGAACGAAGCCGCCGCCCCCGCGCTCGCGAAGGCCCTCCTCGAGACCTCCGACCACGAGCGGGCCTTCACGCTGCGCGACGCGCTACGCCCGCTCGCGTCGAAGATCCCGCAGAACGTCCGGAAGGATCTCCTCACCCACGTCACCGGGCGCTTGCTCGCGGGAGAGCGGGGGTGGGAGGCCGCCCTCGAAATCGTGCGCGACACGGACCCCGACGCCGTGGCCGAGGCCCTTCGGCAGGTCGCCCAGAAGCTCGTGCGCGCGCGGCGGGTCGACGCCGCCCAGATCGTGCTCGACCTGCTCACCACGGGCGACCGAGCCACTCCGGACGACGAGTACCTCGCGGCCTCGCTCGCGCTCCAGATGTCTCCGCTCGACGCCGGCCCCGGTGCCCGCGCCTCGGATCCCGCGCTCGTCGCGCTGCAGAAGCTCGCGGCCCGTGGCTACGACGTGCCGCGGGCGCTCCGCCGCGATCGCACGCTCGACCTCGAGCATCTCTACTACGTGGGCGTGCACCTCTTCGAGACCGGCCACCCCGGGGGGCGCGAGCTCCTCGACGAGGTGCGCACCCGCGGGGGCCGCGCCAAGGTCGCTCGGCTCGCGCGAGGCAAGCTGGGGCTATCGTAA
- a CDS encoding serine/threonine protein kinase encodes MKDPGLYVQSLIDLPKRQPDERRVLFRQAVAALSRASIEEGPGPLEGLNPDAVAAAVKVALAGGLFEDLDWLAPPAAGRALYLLAAALPAGAEQRDLGRRVLSRLFSGSAETFVGMATAMALSGGKGLSSAGAAARVALVSELPLMQGVADGPLALALVSRRELAREWIVAASTTSLPARRLAARLLERAAREAAKRASQGDAHALRVFRGDAIQAAFSRLLADRESLVWRHVAIARGLVAPWLPEPRRELEGSLSPDLSPTEWRRGATSIAAYGAVRPEDAERLAVRVFKGELVSKDPGVAGAFVWGLPRVAEAEPDAASLLLGLVLRSAPEEVADAVLYLRDELGPSHFYDGAAKRVLAALPKEPADDDGLRDELRRDLEGLPREREPLRREIERALSVYAQDSAQAAYQRAVAMLESTKVAFATLDAAPVSQSDPTRRAAERRASLAVLRDLDTSLLERNVVGALLRLDTSQEKAAAGEAALESLRDHLATWMLARQFPEPVPGKAREVEAAGGLGLLRVRSLLHLVDGDTSSAEDPAQAARQRHRWQTTATSVLATLDGDEPVGLRRALLATLARALDALIRTEQLEVADAFLCVAERLHLEDDFRTLSEAAMNPDHRHTLAEYASFVGKSEAPKRAAPKLNVGPYDSLFPPADDTGLHLVGFGAPIVRDAEDTRVAKLARFADELFSEGSGKAEALRAVLVRLQGVLGTIARARSLRGLGAGTQADAEVVQSLESAVVALANMMKGARSRLYTPGAPVRKESRFVSGAVRLLSVVVGRVLSGAEARIAPDALAASLEELTRGLPRAISDLVTSTTMRLAEIPVDPIREEDSPASLAHPEQLPPWLPARRVLGAFYVLRQLGVGGAGSVFVVHRVEDRNDPTAEKFALKVPDYDASAARSLSEAEFLDMFRSEASALVGLPPHPNLARFVTFDLAARPKPILVMELVEGLTLELAVQSLALDMPRVLRALRDLLAGLSVMHEAGLGHLDVKPSNVVLRGGEVAVLVDFGLAGRKLRPGCASGPYGAPEIWVPRDPLASPLPADVYAFGCLVFEALTGEVLFDAEEEVALVSSHLVHDGGPQKLTRLAKAPGMLGFAGLVLSCLRRDPAKRPTIGEIVKEIETLSADAAGHSWPVELPPP; translated from the coding sequence GTGAAAGATCCAGGGCTCTACGTCCAAAGCCTCATCGACCTCCCGAAGCGTCAGCCCGACGAGCGCCGTGTCCTCTTTCGGCAGGCCGTCGCCGCGCTCTCTCGTGCTTCGATCGAGGAAGGCCCGGGCCCGCTCGAAGGGTTGAACCCGGACGCGGTCGCCGCGGCCGTCAAGGTCGCCCTCGCGGGAGGCCTCTTCGAGGATCTCGACTGGCTCGCCCCTCCCGCCGCGGGGCGCGCGCTCTATTTGCTCGCCGCGGCGCTCCCCGCGGGCGCCGAGCAGCGGGATCTCGGGCGGCGCGTGTTGAGCCGGCTCTTCTCGGGCAGCGCCGAGACCTTCGTCGGGATGGCGACCGCGATGGCGCTCTCGGGAGGCAAGGGCCTCTCGTCGGCCGGGGCGGCGGCGCGCGTCGCGCTCGTGTCGGAGCTTCCCCTCATGCAGGGGGTCGCCGACGGGCCGCTCGCGCTCGCGCTCGTATCGCGTCGCGAGCTCGCGCGCGAGTGGATCGTCGCGGCGTCGACCACCTCGCTCCCCGCGCGACGCCTCGCCGCGCGCCTCCTCGAGCGGGCCGCGCGGGAGGCCGCGAAACGGGCCTCCCAAGGCGACGCTCATGCCCTCCGTGTCTTCCGTGGCGACGCGATCCAGGCCGCATTTTCCAGGCTCCTCGCCGATCGGGAGTCGCTCGTGTGGCGGCACGTGGCGATCGCGCGCGGGCTCGTCGCGCCGTGGCTCCCGGAGCCCCGCCGCGAGCTCGAAGGCTCGCTCTCCCCGGATCTGTCGCCGACCGAGTGGCGGCGTGGCGCGACGTCGATCGCGGCGTACGGCGCGGTGCGACCCGAGGACGCCGAGCGCCTCGCGGTGCGTGTATTCAAAGGTGAGCTCGTGTCGAAGGATCCGGGGGTCGCCGGGGCGTTCGTATGGGGCCTGCCCCGCGTCGCCGAGGCCGAGCCGGACGCCGCCTCGCTCCTCCTCGGGCTCGTGCTGCGGAGCGCGCCCGAAGAGGTGGCCGACGCCGTGCTCTACCTCCGCGACGAGCTCGGGCCGAGCCACTTCTACGACGGCGCGGCGAAGCGTGTGCTCGCGGCGCTCCCCAAAGAGCCTGCCGACGACGACGGCCTCCGCGACGAGCTCCGCCGCGACCTCGAAGGGCTCCCGCGCGAGCGTGAGCCCCTGCGTCGCGAGATCGAACGCGCGCTCTCCGTGTACGCGCAAGACAGCGCGCAAGCGGCCTACCAACGCGCCGTCGCCATGCTCGAATCCACGAAGGTGGCCTTCGCCACGCTCGACGCGGCGCCGGTGAGCCAGTCGGACCCGACGCGCCGCGCCGCCGAGCGCCGGGCGAGCCTCGCCGTCCTCCGCGATCTCGACACGTCGCTCCTCGAGCGCAACGTCGTCGGCGCGCTTCTTCGGCTCGACACGAGCCAGGAGAAGGCCGCGGCGGGCGAGGCGGCGCTCGAGTCGCTGCGCGATCACCTGGCGACGTGGATGCTCGCGCGTCAGTTCCCCGAGCCCGTCCCGGGGAAGGCACGCGAGGTCGAGGCCGCGGGGGGCTTGGGGCTCCTCCGCGTGCGGTCCCTCCTCCACCTCGTCGACGGCGACACCTCGTCGGCCGAAGATCCGGCCCAGGCCGCGCGGCAACGCCACAGGTGGCAGACGACGGCGACCTCGGTGCTCGCCACGCTCGACGGCGACGAGCCGGTCGGTCTTCGGCGCGCGCTCCTCGCCACCCTCGCGCGCGCGCTCGACGCGCTCATTCGCACCGAGCAGCTCGAGGTCGCCGACGCGTTTTTGTGCGTGGCCGAGCGCCTCCACCTCGAAGACGATTTCCGTACGCTCTCCGAGGCCGCGATGAACCCCGATCATCGCCACACGCTCGCCGAGTACGCGTCGTTCGTGGGCAAGAGCGAGGCGCCCAAACGCGCGGCGCCGAAGCTGAACGTGGGCCCGTACGACTCGCTCTTCCCCCCGGCCGACGACACCGGCCTCCACCTCGTGGGGTTCGGAGCGCCGATCGTGCGCGACGCCGAGGACACGCGGGTGGCCAAGCTCGCGCGGTTCGCGGACGAGCTCTTCTCCGAAGGGTCGGGGAAGGCCGAGGCGCTTCGGGCCGTGCTCGTGCGCCTCCAGGGCGTCCTCGGCACGATCGCGCGCGCGCGGTCGCTGCGTGGGCTCGGGGCGGGGACCCAGGCCGACGCCGAGGTCGTCCAATCGCTCGAGTCGGCCGTGGTCGCGCTCGCCAACATGATGAAAGGTGCGCGCTCGCGCCTCTACACACCGGGCGCGCCGGTTCGAAAAGAGTCTCGCTTCGTGTCGGGGGCGGTGCGCCTGCTCTCGGTCGTCGTGGGTCGCGTCCTCTCGGGCGCCGAAGCTCGCATCGCGCCCGACGCGCTCGCCGCGTCCCTTGAGGAGCTCACCCGGGGGCTGCCTCGCGCCATCTCGGATCTCGTGACCAGCACGACGATGCGCCTCGCCGAGATCCCCGTCGACCCGATCCGTGAGGAAGACTCCCCAGCGTCGCTCGCGCACCCCGAGCAGCTCCCGCCGTGGCTCCCGGCCCGGCGCGTGCTCGGCGCGTTCTACGTGCTTCGCCAGCTCGGCGTCGGCGGGGCGGGCTCGGTGTTCGTGGTCCACCGCGTGGAGGATCGCAACGATCCGACCGCAGAGAAATTCGCCCTCAAGGTGCCCGACTACGACGCGAGCGCGGCGCGCAGCCTCTCGGAGGCCGAGTTCTTGGACATGTTCCGCTCCGAAGCCTCGGCGCTCGTGGGCCTGCCGCCGCACCCGAACCTCGCGCGCTTCGTGACGTTCGATCTCGCCGCGCGTCCGAAGCCCATCTTGGTCATGGAGCTCGTCGAGGGGCTCACTCTGGAGCTCGCCGTCCAGTCGCTCGCGCTCGACATGCCCCGCGTGCTCCGCGCCCTCCGTGATCTCTTGGCGGGCCTCTCGGTCATGCACGAGGCCGGGCTCGGTCACCTCGACGTGAAGCCCTCGAACGTGGTCTTGCGCGGCGGCGAGGTGGCGGTGCTCGTCGACTTCGGCCTCGCAGGTCGTAAGCTCCGGCCAGGCTGCGCTTCGGGCCCGTACGGCGCACCCGAGATCTGGGTGCCGCGCGACCCGCTCGCGTCGCCGCTGCCCGCTGACGTCTACGCCTTCGGTTGCCTCGTGTTCGAGGCGCTCACGGGCGAGGTCCTGTTCGACGCCGAAGAAGAGGTGGCGCTCGTGTCGAGCCACCTCGTCCACGACGGGGGGCCGCAGAAGCTCACACGGCTCGCCAAGGCCCCCGGCATGTTGGGCTTCGCGGGGCTCGTTCTGAGCTGCCTGCGGAGGGACCCGGCGAAGCGACCGACCATCGGAGAAATCGTTAAAGAAATCGAGACTTTGTCCGCCGATGCGGCCGGGCATTCGTGGCCCGTGGAGCTGCCCCCGCCATGA